One region of Chryseobacterium sp. SORGH_AS_0447 genomic DNA includes:
- a CDS encoding adenylate kinase — translation MINIVLFGPPGSGKGTQAQNLIEKFNLKQISTGDLFRFNMKNDTELGKLAKSYIDKGELVPDQVTTDMLIDEIRKPTEAAGFIFDGYPRTAVQTEALEKIVKEELNDEIDVCLSLVVEDSILEERLLKRGEISGRSDDSNVEIIRNRIKEYYAKTAEVAELYKQQGKYVEINGVGDISEISEKLFAEVEKFQK, via the coding sequence ATGATAAACATTGTTCTGTTCGGCCCTCCGGGAAGTGGAAAAGGTACGCAAGCGCAAAACTTAATCGAGAAATTCAATTTGAAGCAGATCTCAACGGGTGACCTTTTCAGATTCAACATGAAAAATGATACCGAGCTTGGGAAACTGGCCAAATCGTACATCGATAAAGGAGAATTGGTTCCGGACCAGGTAACCACCGATATGCTGATCGACGAGATCAGAAAACCGACCGAGGCGGCAGGATTTATTTTCGACGGGTATCCGAGAACGGCAGTTCAGACGGAAGCGCTGGAAAAAATTGTAAAAGAAGAGCTGAATGACGAGATCGACGTTTGCCTTTCTTTAGTGGTTGAAGATTCTATTTTGGAAGAAAGACTTCTGAAAAGAGGGGAAATCAGCGGAAGATCGGATGACAGCAATGTGGAGATCATCCGAAACAGAATAAAAGAATACTACGCAAAAACAGCAGAAGTAGCCGAGCTGTACAAGCAGCAGGGCAAGTATGTAGAGATCAACGGTGTCGGAGACATCAGTGAAATCTCTGAAAAGCTTTTCGCTGAAGTAGAAAAGTTTCAAAAATAA
- the obgE gene encoding GTPase ObgE gives MSNFVDYVKIHCKSGHGGAGSAHLRREKYIPKGGPDGGDGGRGGHVIMKGNANEWTLLPLRYTRHVKAERGENGGKNQLTGAYGADVYIEVPIGTIAKNEDGEIIGEILEDGQEIILMEGGMGGKGNEHFKSSTNQTPRFAQPGMDGQEGYVVFELKILADVGLVGFPNAGKSTLLSSVSAAKPKIADYAFTTLTPNLGIVDYRNYKSFVMADIPGIIEGAAEGKGLGHRFLRHIERNSILLFLIPADSEDHFQEFKILENELKEYNPELLDKDFIVSVSKSDLLDEELKKEIAAEFPENKQPLFFSGVTGEGLMELKDAIWKQLHG, from the coding sequence ATGTCAAATTTTGTAGATTACGTAAAGATTCATTGTAAAAGCGGACACGGAGGGGCAGGTTCTGCGCATCTCCGCCGTGAAAAATATATTCCTAAAGGCGGACCTGACGGAGGCGACGGAGGCCGTGGCGGCCACGTTATCATGAAAGGAAATGCCAACGAATGGACTTTACTTCCTCTTCGTTATACGCGTCACGTAAAGGCGGAACGCGGGGAAAACGGAGGAAAAAACCAGCTAACCGGGGCTTACGGAGCCGATGTGTATATTGAAGTTCCGATCGGGACCATTGCCAAAAATGAAGACGGGGAAATCATCGGGGAAATCCTCGAAGACGGACAGGAAATCATCCTGATGGAAGGCGGAATGGGCGGAAAAGGAAACGAACATTTCAAATCTTCTACCAACCAGACTCCGAGGTTTGCACAACCGGGAATGGACGGACAGGAAGGCTATGTGGTTTTCGAGCTTAAAATCCTTGCCGATGTAGGATTGGTAGGATTTCCGAATGCAGGAAAATCCACGCTCCTTTCTTCAGTTTCTGCGGCAAAACCGAAAATTGCAGATTACGCATTTACCACTTTAACGCCAAACTTAGGAATTGTGGATTACCGGAATTACAAATCTTTCGTAATGGCCGATATTCCGGGAATCATCGAAGGAGCTGCGGAAGGTAAAGGCTTAGGACACCGTTTCTTAAGACATATCGAAAGAAATTCCATCTTATTGTTCTTAATTCCTGCCGATTCCGAAGATCATTTTCAGGAGTTTAAAATCCTGGAAAACGAATTGAAGGAATACAATCCGGAACTGCTGGATAAAGATTTCATTGTTTCGGTTTCAAAATCCGATCTTCTGGATGAGGAGCTGAAAAAAGAAATCGCCGCTGAATTCCCTGAAAATAAGCAGCCGTTGTTTTTCTCCGGCGTTACCGGCGAAGGGCTTATGGAACTGAAAGATGCGATCTGGAAACAATTGCATGGATAA
- a CDS encoding DUF6438 domain-containing protein, which translates to MDKKVFLLTIILISQLCFSQGRALSKIDSLRTDSEVESFVRNSKFDTSDRYSKFILKTIQSFTGTSTDITDRLKRAADSLGVTKSFYKGDFDHNGLTDLIFIGDDQSCQGVSSDTHETYSYDSSINLLLDFGKHYKLTSVNPTYFDFAVPVVLNIDGKDYLKVITEEIEEDLYSDRYATTHKLVSKILDYQFDGLVEYNSNPSHHYIQKIEFTTGMCYGTCPVFTLKLNKSGLSKFIAENYNFFKSNDPDFEKKSHKAFKKGEGNFETKIKEADLQNLENLLNYLNFAELQDNYAVHWTDDQSVILTITYDNGKTKSIKDYGLSGTYGLKRLYQILFDIRFNQDWKKVK; encoded by the coding sequence ATGGATAAAAAAGTATTTCTTTTAACCATTATTTTGATCAGTCAGCTGTGCTTTTCACAAGGCAGAGCTTTATCAAAAATAGACAGCCTCAGAACAGATTCTGAGGTTGAGTCTTTTGTAAGAAACAGTAAATTCGATACATCCGACCGTTATTCCAAGTTTATTTTAAAAACAATTCAAAGTTTTACCGGAACCTCTACCGATATAACCGATAGATTGAAAAGAGCCGCCGACAGTTTAGGAGTAACCAAAAGTTTTTACAAGGGCGATTTTGATCACAATGGCTTAACCGATCTGATATTTATCGGAGACGACCAAAGCTGTCAGGGCGTATCTTCGGATACACATGAAACATACTCCTATGATTCGAGTATTAATTTGCTTCTGGACTTTGGAAAGCATTATAAACTTACCTCCGTAAATCCGACCTATTTCGATTTTGCAGTGCCTGTAGTCCTGAATATTGACGGAAAGGATTATCTTAAAGTCATTACGGAAGAAATCGAAGAAGACCTGTATTCTGATCGATATGCTACTACCCATAAGCTGGTGTCAAAAATTCTGGATTATCAATTTGATGGACTGGTAGAATATAATTCTAATCCATCTCATCATTATATACAGAAAATAGAATTTACAACCGGCATGTGTTATGGCACCTGTCCGGTATTTACTTTGAAACTCAATAAATCGGGATTGTCAAAATTTATTGCGGAGAATTATAATTTTTTTAAAAGTAACGATCCGGACTTTGAAAAAAAATCGCACAAAGCCTTTAAAAAAGGCGAAGGCAACTTTGAAACAAAGATAAAAGAAGCTGACCTCCAAAATCTGGAGAATCTGCTGAATTATCTGAATTTCGCTGAACTTCAGGACAATTATGCCGTACACTGGACCGATGATCAATCGGTTATACTAACCATTACCTATGACAACGGAAAGACGAAATCCATTAAAGATTACGGCTTGTCCGGCACATACGGTTTAAAAAGATTATATCAAATACTGTTTGATATAAGGTTTAATCAGGACTGGAAAAAAGTGAAATAG
- a CDS encoding bifunctional 2-polyprenyl-6-hydroxyphenol methylase/3-demethylubiquinol 3-O-methyltransferase UbiG: MYTFLKSVVKNIIPKETLIRHEDQLRKLLKPFYQGKDHECNICQTKLKKFARLQNGQLICPVCGSLPRTRRLNMLLENEFLKPNFSFLDFSPSRMLYKKWKKREDISYYPTDFENEFLSDYHYDITHIDAEDEKFDLIVCYHILEHITEDQKAMGELYRVLKKGGVALIQTPFKEGEIYEDDLITTEEERLKHFGQEDHVRIYSVKGLESRLKNAGFQVTVRTFSEDLYYGYSPNEKVLICKK, encoded by the coding sequence ATGTATACTTTCCTTAAATCTGTTGTTAAAAATATCATTCCTAAAGAAACGCTCATCCGCCATGAGGATCAGTTGAGAAAACTTCTGAAACCGTTTTATCAGGGAAAAGATCATGAATGTAATATCTGTCAAACAAAGCTTAAGAAATTTGCCCGGCTGCAAAACGGACAGCTGATTTGCCCGGTTTGCGGAAGCTTACCCCGCACAAGACGACTGAATATGCTGCTGGAAAACGAATTTCTAAAACCGAACTTTTCCTTTCTGGACTTCTCCCCTTCAAGAATGCTCTATAAAAAATGGAAAAAGCGAGAGGATATTTCCTATTATCCCACCGATTTTGAAAATGAATTCCTTTCCGATTACCATTATGACATTACCCATATAGATGCGGAGGACGAAAAATTTGATCTGATAGTCTGTTACCATATTCTTGAACATATCACCGAAGATCAAAAAGCCATGGGTGAACTGTACCGTGTTCTGAAAAAGGGAGGTGTTGCTTTAATTCAGACGCCTTTTAAAGAAGGGGAGATCTATGAAGACGACTTGATCACAACCGAAGAAGAGCGGTTAAAACATTTCGGCCAGGAGGATCATGTACGGATTTATTCGGTTAAAGGGTTGGAATCCCGTTTGAAAAATGCCGGTTTCCAGGTGACGGTAAGAACTTTTTCGGAAGATCTGTATTACGGATATTCTCCGAATGAAAAAGTGCTGATCTGCAAGAAATAA
- a CDS encoding DUF6438 domain-containing protein, protein MKYILSLFAVILLFSCQSQKANSKYSRIEYEAGACFGSCPIFKITINPDRTAVLEAEHFNFSKGFSKSEFDKPREGTFKGTIKETDYNALIALLNNLNVKSLNEKYGERNVTDLPTSYLRIQFADGTTKHVEDYGKRGTEKLAELYKFFEDLRHNQQWTKVK, encoded by the coding sequence ATGAAATATATCCTGAGTCTTTTTGCGGTGATTCTTCTATTTTCCTGTCAATCACAAAAAGCCAATTCCAAGTATTCCAGGATTGAATATGAAGCCGGAGCGTGCTTCGGATCCTGCCCTATTTTTAAAATAACCATCAATCCGGACCGGACTGCAGTACTCGAAGCGGAACATTTCAACTTTTCCAAAGGTTTTTCAAAAAGTGAATTCGATAAGCCAAGGGAAGGAACTTTTAAAGGAACTATAAAAGAAACGGATTATAATGCTCTTATTGCCTTACTGAATAATCTTAATGTAAAGAGCCTGAATGAAAAATATGGCGAAAGGAACGTTACCGACCTTCCTACATCATATCTGAGAATACAGTTTGCTGATGGAACGACAAAACATGTAGAAGATTATGGTAAAAGAGGCACTGAAAAACTCGCTGAATTATACAAATTCTTTGAGGATCTGAGACATAACCAACAGTGGACAAAAGTAAAATAA
- a CDS encoding DEAD/DEAH box helicase, with protein sequence MNFTDLHLIEPIAKAIQEQGYTNPTPIQEKSIPEITKGKDFLGCAQTGTGKTAAFAIPILQNLSKNKFQNNHIKALILTPTRELAIQIEENIQAYGKYLPLKHLVIFGGVKQGNQETALKKGVDILVATPGRLLDFIAQGIISLKHLEIFVLDEADRMLDMGFVHDVKRVIKLLPPKRQTLFFSATMPSEIQKLADSILNNPVKVEVTPVSSTAETIKQSVYFVEKDNKLNLLTHILKNDISDSVLVFSRTKHGADKIARKLQKDNITTEAIHGNKSQNARQNALSNFKSGKTRVLVATDIAARGIDIDELKYVVNFELSDVSETYVHRIGRTGRAGAEGTSISFVDGLDLLNLKNTEKLIGMKIPIVKDHPFHTDDLVAQKRDSNNKPMAAGGERPKSSRPNNSRPNNNKKKPEGAAANVGFKKPKNKNFTRKK encoded by the coding sequence TTGAATTTTACAGACTTACATTTAATAGAACCTATTGCGAAGGCAATCCAGGAACAAGGATATACGAACCCCACACCTATTCAGGAAAAATCAATTCCCGAAATTACAAAAGGTAAAGACTTTCTGGGGTGTGCACAGACAGGAACAGGAAAAACGGCTGCTTTTGCCATCCCAATCCTTCAGAATCTTTCGAAGAATAAATTTCAGAACAACCATATTAAAGCCCTGATCTTAACACCGACCAGAGAACTGGCCATACAGATCGAGGAAAACATCCAGGCCTACGGGAAATACCTGCCTTTAAAACACCTGGTGATTTTTGGAGGTGTAAAACAAGGTAATCAGGAAACTGCCCTGAAAAAAGGAGTGGATATTCTGGTGGCTACACCAGGAAGACTCCTGGATTTTATCGCCCAGGGAATTATCAGCTTAAAACATCTTGAGATTTTTGTATTGGACGAAGCCGACCGGATGCTGGATATGGGTTTTGTGCACGATGTAAAAAGAGTGATCAAGCTTCTGCCTCCTAAAAGACAGACTTTGTTCTTCTCTGCTACCATGCCTTCGGAAATCCAGAAACTGGCTGATTCTATCCTGAATAATCCCGTAAAAGTAGAGGTTACGCCTGTTTCTTCAACAGCCGAAACCATCAAACAATCGGTGTATTTTGTGGAAAAAGACAACAAGCTGAATCTTCTGACGCATATCCTGAAAAACGACATTTCAGATTCGGTATTGGTATTCTCAAGAACGAAGCACGGCGCAGATAAGATTGCCCGTAAGCTTCAGAAAGACAATATCACAACAGAAGCGATCCATGGAAACAAATCACAAAATGCCCGCCAGAACGCGTTGAGCAATTTCAAATCCGGGAAAACAAGGGTATTGGTGGCTACTGATATTGCTGCAAGGGGAATTGATATCGACGAACTGAAATACGTCGTTAATTTCGAGCTTTCCGACGTTTCTGAAACTTATGTCCACCGGATCGGAAGAACCGGGAGAGCCGGCGCAGAAGGAACTTCTATTTCATTCGTAGACGGACTGGATTTATTAAACTTAAAAAATACGGAAAAGCTGATCGGGATGAAAATTCCGATCGTTAAAGATCACCCGTTCCATACTGACGATCTTGTTGCCCAGAAAAGAGACTCCAACAACAAGCCGATGGCAGCAGGCGGAGAAAGACCGAAATCTTCAAGACCTAATAACTCAAGGCCGAATAACAACAAAAAGAAGCCTGAAGGTGCAGCCGCTAATGTCGGTTTCAAAAAGCCGAAGAACAAGAATTTTACAAGAAAGAAATAG
- a CDS encoding TatD family hydrolase, whose product MIDTHTHLYAEEFDEDRKEAIQRALDKGITGFYLPAIDSESHAKMLQLEAEYPGKVFSMMGLHPCYVKPETWEKELEIVKNYLDERAFPAVGEIGIDLYWDQSTLDIQVRAFEQQIDWAIEKDLPIVIHTRESFDETFEVLEKKKHPKLRGIFHCFSGNLEQAKHATDLNFILGIGGVVTFKNGKIDQFLQEVPLDKIVLETDSPYLAPVPYRGKRNESSYLDLVAGKLVDIYGVDFSEIDRITTENAKKLFAY is encoded by the coding sequence ATGATTGATACGCATACCCATTTATACGCAGAAGAATTTGATGAAGACCGAAAAGAAGCCATTCAGAGGGCTTTGGATAAAGGAATAACCGGATTTTACCTTCCGGCCATCGATTCGGAATCCCATGCAAAAATGCTTCAGCTCGAAGCGGAATATCCCGGAAAGGTCTTTTCAATGATGGGACTGCACCCGTGCTACGTAAAACCGGAAACCTGGGAAAAAGAACTGGAAATAGTAAAAAATTACCTTGATGAGAGAGCGTTTCCTGCCGTCGGAGAGATCGGAATCGATCTGTATTGGGATCAATCCACCTTAGATATCCAGGTGAGAGCTTTTGAGCAGCAAATCGACTGGGCCATTGAAAAAGACCTGCCGATCGTTATCCATACCCGGGAAAGCTTTGATGAAACGTTTGAAGTGCTGGAAAAGAAAAAGCATCCGAAGCTCCGCGGGATCTTCCATTGTTTTTCAGGAAATCTGGAACAAGCCAAACATGCGACTGATCTGAATTTTATACTGGGCATCGGTGGAGTAGTGACCTTCAAAAACGGGAAAATCGATCAGTTTTTGCAAGAAGTTCCATTGGATAAGATTGTTCTGGAAACCGATTCTCCATACCTTGCGCCCGTTCCCTACAGAGGAAAGCGTAACGAAAGTTCCTATCTGGATCTGGTTGCCGGTAAGTTGGTAGATATTTATGGTGTTGATTTTTCTGAAATTGACAGGATCACCACGGAGAATGCTAAAAAATTATTTGCGTACTGA
- a CDS encoding DUF4269 domain-containing protein, giving the protein MIDFTAIDYLKNGNDRQKRAYELLSKHLILEKLKEYSPVLAGTIPIEIDIEESDLDVICEVKDKAEFKRLLTDVFSEFNIHIEELVINGREVITGNFTVEEFPVEIFGQDQPVTEQNAYRHMIAEYRILQERGEDFKQEIIALKKQGFKTEPAFGQLLGLENPYEYLLKL; this is encoded by the coding sequence ATGATTGATTTTACAGCCATTGATTATCTCAAAAACGGAAATGACAGACAAAAAAGAGCATACGAACTTCTTTCCAAACATCTGATTCTTGAAAAATTAAAAGAATATTCCCCGGTATTGGCCGGAACCATTCCCATAGAAATTGATATTGAAGAAAGCGATCTGGATGTCATCTGTGAGGTGAAGGATAAGGCTGAATTTAAAAGGCTACTGACGGACGTTTTTTCTGAATTCAATATACATATCGAGGAACTTGTCATAAACGGAAGGGAAGTTATCACCGGTAATTTTACGGTAGAAGAATTTCCTGTCGAAATTTTTGGCCAGGATCAACCGGTTACTGAACAGAATGCTTACCGCCACATGATCGCCGAATATAGAATATTACAGGAAAGAGGTGAAGATTTTAAACAGGAAATAATCGCATTAAAAAAACAAGGTTTCAAGACAGAGCCGGCTTTCGGACAATTGCTGGGACTTGAGAACCCTTATGAATATCTATTGAAATTGTAA
- a CDS encoding GSCFA domain-containing protein, protein MKFRTEVDIKESKKKIEVEDKIFSIGSCFASEMSDLFHQGQLQTVNNPFGTIFNPFSISNSIKRLHDSEFYEEEELITFDETFISLDHHTSFDTRYIHQTLDKINSRITEGNQFLQESNWVIITYGTSFIYEFGPKNKLVANCHKIPQKFFQKRLLTHQELTDSIYNTILNLKDICKDDVQILFTVSPVRHTKDGMAENQLSKSKLITSIHEMTEELDYCHYLPVYEILMDDLRDYRFYKEDMIHPTEQAVNYIFEKFGNAYFSEETKEFIKENFKISKALEHRTSDEKDPKYIQFKEKLNERIEVQRKKVKHKIFPDD, encoded by the coding sequence ATGAAATTCCGGACAGAAGTTGATATTAAAGAATCGAAGAAGAAGATTGAGGTTGAAGATAAAATATTTTCAATAGGATCATGTTTTGCTTCAGAAATGTCAGACCTGTTTCATCAGGGACAGTTACAGACCGTGAACAATCCTTTCGGAACCATCTTTAACCCGTTCTCGATCAGCAATTCCATCAAAAGGCTCCACGATTCCGAATTTTATGAAGAAGAGGAGCTGATCACTTTTGATGAAACCTTTATTTCGCTGGATCATCACACAAGTTTTGATACCCGGTACATCCATCAGACGTTAGATAAGATCAACTCCAGGATCACAGAAGGGAACCAATTTCTTCAGGAAAGCAATTGGGTGATCATTACCTATGGAACTTCATTTATCTACGAATTTGGCCCTAAAAACAAACTCGTGGCCAACTGCCATAAAATCCCGCAGAAGTTCTTTCAGAAAAGGTTACTAACGCATCAGGAACTTACCGATTCCATTTACAATACTATTTTAAACTTAAAAGATATCTGTAAAGACGATGTACAGATCTTGTTCACGGTGTCTCCGGTGCGTCATACGAAAGACGGGATGGCCGAAAACCAGCTGAGCAAATCAAAATTAATTACCTCCATCCATGAAATGACTGAAGAGCTGGACTATTGCCATTATCTTCCTGTTTATGAAATACTGATGGACGATCTGCGCGATTACCGTTTCTATAAGGAAGACATGATTCATCCTACGGAACAGGCCGTTAATTACATTTTTGAAAAATTCGGCAACGCTTATTTTTCTGAAGAAACGAAAGAGTTTATCAAAGAGAATTTTAAAATTTCCAAGGCGTTGGAACACCGCACCAGTGATGAAAAAGATCCCAAATACATTCAGTTTAAAGAGAAACTGAATGAAAGAATTGAGGTTCAGCGCAAAAAAGTAAAGCATAAAATATTTCCAGATGATTGA
- a CDS encoding polyprenyl synthetase family protein, translating to MEFLDRYQQIVADAIAKYTFKDKPAELYEPMNYIISHGGKRLRPIMVLMACDLFGGDLKEAIKPALAIEFFHNFTLIHDDIMDEAPLRRNKPTIHTLHGINVGILSGDGLMLKAYKFFEDLEPEIFKACIRIFTHTGLLLCEGQQYDINFETQENVTFDDYIRMITYKTGVLSASSFEIGALIAKANFKDAKAIFNFGKHIGIAFQIMDDYLDVFGDQAQFGKKHAGDIYENKKTVLYLMAREHATDEERKELDYWYSKKTDNIDKVYGVEKIFRRTKVDEKALRLIEKHNEIGQSYLQKIDIPEEKKKPFAELANYLLRRES from the coding sequence ATGGAATTTTTAGACCGATACCAGCAGATTGTTGCGGATGCCATTGCCAAATATACTTTTAAAGACAAACCTGCGGAATTATATGAACCGATGAACTACATCATTTCCCACGGCGGGAAGCGTCTTCGTCCGATCATGGTTCTTATGGCATGCGATCTGTTCGGCGGTGATCTGAAGGAGGCCATAAAGCCTGCGCTGGCCATCGAATTCTTCCATAATTTTACCCTGATCCATGATGATATTATGGATGAAGCTCCGTTGAGAAGAAACAAGCCGACCATCCATACACTTCACGGGATCAATGTAGGAATCCTTTCCGGGGACGGCCTGATGCTGAAAGCCTACAAATTTTTTGAGGATCTTGAGCCTGAAATTTTCAAGGCATGTATCCGGATTTTTACCCATACCGGGCTTCTTTTATGCGAAGGCCAACAGTACGACATCAATTTCGAAACCCAGGAAAATGTAACGTTCGACGATTACATCCGGATGATCACCTACAAAACAGGAGTATTAAGCGCGTCTTCATTCGAAATAGGGGCTTTGATCGCAAAAGCAAACTTCAAAGATGCCAAAGCCATTTTCAACTTTGGAAAACATATTGGGATTGCCTTCCAGATTATGGACGATTACCTGGATGTATTCGGTGATCAGGCACAGTTCGGAAAGAAGCATGCCGGGGATATTTATGAAAATAAAAAGACGGTTCTTTACCTGATGGCGAGAGAACATGCTACAGATGAAGAAAGAAAAGAACTCGATTACTGGTATTCTAAAAAGACGGATAATATTGATAAAGTATACGGCGTAGAAAAGATCTTCAGAAGAACGAAAGTAGACGAGAAGGCATTGCGTTTAATCGAGAAACATAACGAAATCGGGCAGAGCTACCTTCAGAAAATCGATATTCCGGAGGAAAAGAAAAAGCCTTTTGCAGAACTGGCTAATTATCTGTTGAGAAGAGAAAGTTAA
- a CDS encoding inorganic phosphate transporter, which translates to MEFPILLIVIIALALIFDYINGFHDAANSIATIVSTKVLTPFQAVLWAALWNFAAFFIAAYIIGEFKIGNTIAKTVNENFITLEVIFSGLVAAIAWNLLTWWFGIPSSSSHTLIGGFLGAALMHAFMMDYHDVAAAQPGLGAWGTMKEAFSQVTHQSVVKFDKVIPIFLFIFMAPIIGMIISIIITLIIVHLYKKSNPHKADQSFKKLQLASSALFSLGHGLNDAQKVMGIIGAAVIYYHVNMLQDPEYLKVASADRFDYFAQHYIWVPLVSFIAIALGTMSGGWKIIKTMGTKITKVTSLEGVSAETAGAITLFITDHFGIPVSTTHTITGSIIGVGLTKRVSAVRWGITVSLLWAWVLTIPISAIVAGITYLAVTFLS; encoded by the coding sequence ATGGAATTTCCGATTTTACTTATAGTTATTATTGCATTGGCGTTAATATTCGATTACATCAATGGTTTCCATGATGCCGCCAACTCAATTGCGACTATTGTTTCTACAAAAGTTTTAACTCCGTTCCAGGCTGTTCTTTGGGCAGCACTCTGGAATTTTGCCGCTTTCTTTATTGCCGCTTACATTATCGGAGAATTTAAGATTGGTAATACGATTGCCAAAACCGTTAACGAAAACTTTATCACCCTTGAAGTAATTTTCTCAGGTCTGGTTGCGGCCATTGCCTGGAACCTTCTGACGTGGTGGTTCGGTATCCCTTCTTCCTCTTCGCATACACTGATCGGAGGATTTTTGGGAGCAGCCCTGATGCATGCCTTTATGATGGATTATCATGACGTGGCAGCAGCCCAGCCCGGTTTGGGAGCTTGGGGAACGATGAAAGAAGCCTTCAGCCAGGTGACGCATCAGAGTGTCGTAAAATTTGATAAGGTAATTCCTATTTTCCTGTTCATTTTTATGGCGCCGATCATCGGGATGATTATTTCAATCATTATTACCTTAATTATCGTTCACCTCTATAAAAAATCGAATCCTCATAAAGCCGATCAGTCATTTAAGAAATTACAGCTGGCTTCTTCTGCTTTATTCAGTTTGGGGCACGGTCTTAATGATGCTCAGAAAGTAATGGGGATTATCGGGGCAGCGGTAATTTATTACCACGTCAATATGCTTCAGGATCCGGAATATCTGAAGGTTGCTTCTGCAGACCGTTTTGATTATTTCGCACAGCATTACATCTGGGTTCCTTTGGTTTCCTTCATCGCGATCGCTTTGGGTACCATGAGCGGAGGCTGGAAGATCATCAAAACCATGGGTACTAAGATTACCAAAGTAACTTCTCTGGAAGGGGTAAGTGCTGAAACAGCAGGAGCGATTACTTTATTCATTACCGATCACTTCGGAATTCCTGTTTCCACGACGCATACCATTACCGGTTCGATCATCGGGGTAGGACTGACGAAAAGGGTTTCCGCCGTAAGATGGGGAATCACTGTAAGCCTTCTTTGGGCTTGGGTACTTACCATCCCGATTTCAGCTATTGTTGCAGGAATCACTTATCTTGCCGTGACATTTTTATCGTAA
- a CDS encoding DUF47 domain-containing protein codes for MGIGNIFHAFQPKDKIFFVLFEKVTENLVAMSEEFNHGIKDFDLNDDSMLKKMSDFEHKNDELTHEIFVELGKNFITPFDREDIHTLATGLDDIADYIYASTKYIFLYKSPEMKAYSDFSLLIHKACLEIQNAMKNLKGFKNMEQVKEACIKVNSIENIADDLLSNSMVELFETNDAINIIKVSSVLNYLEVVTDKAEDVANTIENIMIKYA; via the coding sequence ATGGGAATTGGTAATATTTTCCACGCTTTTCAACCGAAAGATAAAATCTTCTTTGTGCTTTTCGAAAAAGTAACAGAAAACCTTGTAGCAATGTCTGAGGAGTTCAACCACGGAATCAAAGATTTCGATCTTAACGACGATTCCATGTTGAAAAAGATGAGCGACTTTGAACACAAAAATGATGAACTAACCCACGAGATCTTCGTAGAGTTGGGGAAAAATTTCATTACTCCCTTCGACAGAGAAGATATCCACACTTTAGCGACAGGATTGGATGATATCGCAGATTATATCTACGCATCCACAAAATATATTTTCTTATACAAATCGCCTGAAATGAAGGCTTATTCGGATTTCTCACTGCTTATCCACAAAGCATGTCTTGAGATCCAGAACGCCATGAAAAACCTGAAAGGGTTTAAAAATATGGAGCAGGTAAAAGAAGCTTGTATCAAAGTAAACTCTATTGAAAATATTGCCGACGATTTGCTGTCTAATTCCATGGTGGAATTATTTGAAACAAACGACGCGATTAACATTATCAAAGTTTCATCCGTACTTAATTATCTTGAAGTAGTAACCGATAAGGCAGAAGATGTTGCCAATACGATTGAGAACATCATGATTAAATACGCTTAA